A single window of Ignavibacteriota bacterium DNA harbors:
- a CDS encoding SDR family NAD(P)-dependent oxidoreductase: MKSALVTGSNRGIGFEVAGQLLKLNYKVFITSRKIENGKKAVKILKEKFEHVDFLDLDVSDEKSIKTAAEKFKSFNAKLDVLINNAGILPNQKKIDSVDSESVMKTFITNSLGPLLVIQNFLQFMPNGGRIINVHSGLGLLGEMGDSTAAYSISKTALSAVTIQFSNNLSDKKISVNAVCPGWVRTDMGGKNAPRSVEKGAETIVWLANEATQNLTGKVFRDKKEIFW, from the coding sequence ATGAAATCAGCTTTAGTAACAGGTTCTAACCGTGGAATTGGATTTGAAGTAGCTGGACAATTATTGAAATTAAATTATAAAGTTTTTATAACATCAAGAAAAATTGAAAACGGAAAAAAGGCTGTTAAAATTCTTAAAGAAAAGTTTGAACACGTTGATTTTTTAGATTTGGACGTTTCTGATGAAAAAAGTATAAAAACAGCAGCTGAAAAATTTAAAAGTTTTAACGCAAAATTAGATGTTTTAATTAACAATGCCGGAATTTTACCAAATCAAAAGAAAATAGATTCAGTAGATTCTGAATCGGTTATGAAAACATTTATCACAAATTCATTAGGACCGCTTTTGGTTATCCAGAACTTTCTTCAGTTTATGCCAAACGGCGGAAGAATAATAAATGTTCATAGTGGTTTGGGTCTACTTGGTGAAATGGGTGATTCAACTGCTGCATATTCAATTTCTAAAACAGCGTTAAGTGCGGTTACTATTCAATTTTCAAACAATCTTTCGGATAAAAAAATTAGCGTAAACGCGGTTTGTCCCGGTTGGGTTAGAACTGATATGGGAGGAAAAAACGCCCCGAGATCTGTTGAAAAAGGTGCGGAAACAATAGTCTGGCTCGCAAACGAAGCCACACAAAATTTAACCGGAAAAGTTTTTAGAGATAAAAAAGAAATTTTTTGGTAA
- a CDS encoding MarR family transcriptional regulator, with the protein MKLEEEIKQKKFKSDFQKLAVNLIYSHGWLMNYQKKFFDQYGITGTQYNILRILRGQHPNPVSVNTLRERMLDKMSDTSRLVERLRIKKLLIRNTCKKDRRKSDINITEYGLQVLNDLDQIDNEFEKTFSTLTINEIQILNELLDKMRG; encoded by the coding sequence ATGAAATTAGAAGAAGAAATTAAGCAGAAAAAATTTAAGTCCGATTTTCAGAAACTAGCCGTGAATTTAATTTATAGTCACGGCTGGTTGATGAATTATCAGAAGAAGTTTTTTGATCAATATGGAATAACCGGCACACAGTATAATATACTTAGAATTTTAAGAGGTCAGCATCCAAATCCGGTTTCTGTAAATACGTTGCGTGAAAGGATGTTGGATAAAATGTCGGATACGTCGCGATTGGTTGAAAGACTAAGAATAAAAAAACTTCTTATTAGAAACACATGTAAAAAAGACCGAAGAAAATCGGATATAAATATTACTGAATATGGTTTACAAGTTTTAAATGATCTCGATCAAATAGATAATGAGTTTGAAAAAACGTTCAGCACTCTTACAATAAATGAAATACAAATTTTAAACGAACTGTTAGATAAGATGCGCGGATAA
- a CDS encoding YceI family protein yields the protein MKTIKIAAILLLIAGVNFAQTTWSIDKSHSKIGFSVTHMIITETEGQFDNFDISVESKSDNNFEDAKINFSADVNSINTDNEKRDQHLKSDDFFNAEKFPKMTFIGKSFKKVSEKNYKLVGDLTIRDVTKSVTLDVKYNGTVKDPWGNTKAGFKISGVINRFDYGLKWNAALETGGLVVSEDVTININLELNKK from the coding sequence ATGAAAACAATAAAAATCGCCGCAATACTTTTGTTAATAGCGGGAGTTAATTTTGCTCAAACAACATGGTCAATTGACAAGTCACATTCAAAAATCGGTTTTAGCGTTACCCACATGATAATTACCGAAACAGAAGGTCAGTTTGATAATTTTGACATTTCTGTAGAATCAAAAAGCGACAATAATTTTGAAGATGCCAAAATAAATTTTTCAGCAGATGTAAACAGTATTAACACAGACAATGAAAAAAGAGATCAGCACTTAAAATCAGATGATTTCTTTAACGCAGAAAAATTTCCTAAAATGACTTTCATTGGAAAATCATTTAAGAAAGTAAGCGAAAAAAATTATAAATTAGTCGGTGATTTAACAATACGAGATGTGACAAAATCAGTTACATTGGATGTAAAATATAATGGAACGGTTAAAGATCCGTGGGGAAACACAAAAGCAGGATTTAAAATTTCGGGAGTGATTAACAGATTTGATTATGGTTTGAAATGGAACGCAGCATTGGAGACCGGCGGATTAGTGGTCAGTGAAGATGTTACAATTAATATAAATCTTGAGTTGAATAAAAAATAA
- a CDS encoding cation transporter translates to MNNNIYIAKNLAILTILYNLAEGFFSILFGAEEETLALFGFGLDSFVEVISGIGILHMILRMQKNSVEQRDNFERTALKITGISFYILTAGLILGSILKIIYNQKPESTVVGIIISIISILTMYFLMRKKLKVGKALNSDAIVADANCTKTCFYLSFVLLFSSAAYEIFQVGYLDILGSIGIAYFSFKEGKEAIEKSKSASITCSCNCH, encoded by the coding sequence ATGAATAACAATATATATATAGCAAAGAATCTTGCAATTTTGACAATTCTTTATAATCTGGCCGAAGGATTTTTTTCTATTTTATTTGGCGCCGAAGAAGAAACGTTGGCGTTGTTCGGTTTTGGTTTAGATAGTTTTGTAGAAGTAATTTCCGGTATCGGAATTCTTCACATGATATTGAGAATGCAGAAAAACTCTGTTGAACAGCGCGACAATTTTGAAAGAACCGCCCTTAAAATTACCGGAATTTCATTTTATATTTTAACAGCTGGGTTGATTCTCGGATCAATTCTAAAGATAATATATAATCAAAAACCGGAAAGCACCGTTGTCGGAATTATAATTTCTATTATATCAATTTTAACGATGTATTTTTTAATGCGTAAAAAGTTAAAAGTGGGAAAGGCGCTAAATTCAGACGCTATTGTTGCCGATGCAAATTGTACGAAAACCTGTTTTTATCTTTCGTTTGTCCTGCTTTTCTCAAGCGCCGCTTATGAGATTTTTCAAGTGGGATATTTAGACATTCTTGGGTCAATTGGTATTGCCTATTTTTCATTTAAAGAAGGAAAAGAGGCCATTGAAAAATCCAAATCCGCTTCAATAACGTGTTCGTGTAATTGCCACTAA
- a CDS encoding FAD-dependent oxidoreductase: protein MENYFDVIVIGGGPAGLTSGIYLSRAKLKTLILNEGAAGGQMVLTHEVANYPGIESISGYQLSRNMRKQAEKFGCLVKSNIKVTNLSLSNDVKSVEINGSETFFAKSIILATGGKSRTIGAKGEETFKGKGISYCATCDGDFFQDKNIIVIGGGNSALEEAVSLTKFASSVTVVHQFDHFQAFESAVSEAKANPKINFIMESEIQEFIGNEKLEKAIIKNMRTGEISTKEIDGAFILIGYVPNTESLKGIIELNNKNEIITNDLMETNISGVFAAGDSRAKRYRQITTSVSDGTIAALSAADYIEKQKEEILV from the coding sequence ATGGAAAACTATTTTGACGTAATTGTTATTGGCGGCGGTCCGGCAGGATTGACTTCAGGTATATATTTATCGAGAGCAAAATTAAAAACTCTTATTTTAAATGAAGGAGCAGCAGGCGGACAAATGGTGCTGACGCATGAAGTTGCAAATTATCCCGGAATAGAAAGCATAAGCGGATATCAACTTTCAAGAAACATGAGAAAGCAGGCTGAAAAATTTGGCTGTTTGGTAAAGTCAAATATAAAAGTTACTAATTTGAGTTTGAGTAACGATGTTAAATCAGTTGAAATAAACGGAAGCGAAACATTTTTTGCAAAATCAATAATCTTGGCAACCGGCGGCAAATCTAGAACAATTGGCGCAAAAGGTGAAGAAACTTTTAAAGGGAAAGGGATTTCATACTGTGCTACTTGTGATGGAGATTTTTTTCAAGACAAAAACATTATAGTTATCGGCGGCGGAAACTCCGCGCTTGAAGAAGCTGTTTCACTAACAAAGTTTGCCTCAAGCGTAACAGTTGTTCATCAGTTTGATCATTTTCAAGCTTTTGAAAGCGCTGTCTCGGAAGCAAAGGCAAATCCCAAAATAAATTTTATTATGGAGTCCGAAATTCAAGAGTTTATTGGGAATGAAAAACTTGAAAAAGCGATTATAAAAAATATGCGAACCGGAGAAATTTCTACCAAAGAAATAGACGGTGCGTTTATTTTAATAGGATATGTTCCAAACACGGAATCATTAAAAGGCATTATTGAGCTGAATAACAAAAACGAAATTATAACAAATGATTTAATGGAAACAAATATTTCAGGAGTGTTCGCAGCCGGAGATTCAAGAGCAAAACGTTACAGACAAATTACAACTTCTGTAAGCGATGGAACTATAGCTGCGCTGAGTGCCGCGGATTATATAGAAAAACAAAAAGAAGAAATTTTAGTTTAA
- a CDS encoding thioredoxin, with product MTLSTGLNHIATANELTKIVNENENVMVCCGRMGPMCIPVYEVMEEIQDKYSHVKFFDMAFDSPEAHIIRNLPECKTFAGLPFTVYYKNGKVAKATSSIQNMDQVTSILDKELNS from the coding sequence ATGACATTATCTACCGGATTAAATCATATTGCAACAGCGAACGAATTAACAAAAATTGTCAATGAAAACGAAAATGTAATGGTTTGCTGCGGAAGAATGGGACCAATGTGTATTCCAGTTTATGAAGTTATGGAAGAAATTCAGGATAAATATTCTCACGTAAAATTTTTTGATATGGCTTTCGATAGTCCTGAAGCTCACATTATAAGAAACCTCCCTGAATGCAAAACTTTTGCAGGATTACCATTTACGGTTTATTATAAAAATGGAAAGGTTGCAAAAGCTACGTCAAGTATTCAAAATATGGATCAAGTTACAAGTATTTTAGATAAGGAATTGAATAGCTGA
- a CDS encoding aminopeptidase, whose protein sequence is MKKFLFVIFFIFSLHFGQDRHEFKNLNILKTTPVKSQGNSGTCWVFATTSFVETELLRKGFEETDLSEMFTVNHKLLSMAENYVRYHGKANFGEGGQAHDLLNVVRKFGMTPENIYSGKNIGLEKHNHSEMSSVLQGMLDGIIKDDNAKLTPRWKEAIASVIDIYLGKIPETFVYKGKEYTPKAFQELTKFNPDDYVEITSYTDKPFYKKFILPLPDNWANAEYYNIPLDELIEIIEKSIKNGYSVCWDGDSGRDNFYREECYAVIPDENIKTDSNLPEVEKNITQEIRQAAFENFDVTDDHLMHIVGTAEDQNGTRFYYTKNSWGTENKKFNGYWYMSENYVKLKTVAIIVNKDSIPKNIKEKMGI, encoded by the coding sequence GTGAAAAAATTTTTGTTTGTAATATTTTTTATATTCAGTTTACATTTTGGACAAGACAGGCATGAATTTAAAAATTTAAATATTTTAAAAACAACACCTGTAAAAAGTCAAGGAAATTCCGGCACTTGCTGGGTTTTTGCCACCACATCTTTTGTTGAAACTGAATTATTAAGAAAAGGATTTGAAGAAACCGATTTATCCGAAATGTTTACGGTAAACCACAAACTTTTATCAATGGCTGAAAATTATGTTAGATATCATGGAAAGGCTAATTTTGGTGAAGGAGGACAAGCTCATGATTTGTTAAATGTTGTAAGAAAATTTGGAATGACGCCGGAAAACATTTATTCTGGAAAAAATATTGGTTTGGAAAAACACAATCACTCGGAAATGTCAAGTGTTTTGCAGGGAATGTTAGATGGAATTATTAAAGATGATAATGCTAAACTTACGCCAAGATGGAAAGAAGCAATTGCGTCGGTAATTGATATTTATTTAGGAAAAATACCGGAAACCTTTGTTTATAAAGGAAAAGAATACACACCAAAAGCATTTCAAGAATTAACAAAATTTAATCCGGATGATTATGTTGAAATAACTTCATATACAGATAAGCCTTTTTATAAAAAATTTATTTTACCTTTGCCGGATAATTGGGCAAATGCGGAATATTATAATATTCCATTAGATGAACTAATTGAAATAATTGAAAAGTCAATTAAAAATGGTTATTCTGTTTGTTGGGATGGAGACAGCGGAAGAGATAATTTTTATAGGGAAGAATGCTACGCCGTAATTCCGGATGAAAATATAAAGACAGATTCTAATCTACCGGAAGTTGAAAAAAACATTACACAAGAAATTAGACAAGCGGCATTTGAGAACTTTGACGTAACAGATGATCACTTAATGCATATTGTTGGAACCGCCGAAGATCAAAACGGAACCAGATTTTACTACACAAAAAACTCATGGGGAACCGAAAATAAGAAATTTAACGGATATTGGTATATGTCGGAAAACTACGTTAAACTAAAAACCGTTGCAATAATTGTTAATAAAGACTCAATTCCAAAAAATATTAAAGAGAAAATGGGAATATAA
- a CDS encoding isoaspartyl peptidase/L-asparaginase — translation MKDKLLILFAISIIIVSCVKEIKNNDADETKQEKIKFALVIHGGAGNIYKGRYSPDQEKEYKSKLEEALNQGYKILGNGGSSVDAVETVIRILEDSPLFNAGKGAVLNNEGNVELDASIMNGENIGAGGVAGIKHIKNPITLARFVMEHSPHVLMFGDGAEKFADEFGLEKVENSYFKTQEKIDDFNKSKEAEKSKHGTVGCVALDKKGNLAAGTSTGGISGKKFGRVGDSPIIGAGTYANNKTCAISSTGQGEYFIKNVVAYDIAALMEYRKLSIAAAAEEVINVKLKSQNAKGGVIGIDNNGKIIMCFNTDGMFRGYRKNGENPVVELYK, via the coding sequence ATGAAAGATAAATTATTAATACTTTTTGCCATTTCAATTATAATCGTTTCCTGTGTAAAGGAAATTAAAAATAATGATGCTGACGAAACGAAGCAAGAAAAAATTAAATTTGCTTTGGTAATTCATGGCGGTGCCGGAAATATTTATAAAGGAAGGTATTCTCCTGATCAAGAAAAAGAATATAAATCTAAGTTAGAAGAAGCATTAAACCAAGGTTATAAAATTTTAGGAAATGGCGGCAGTTCGGTTGACGCTGTTGAAACCGTAATAAGAATTTTAGAAGATTCTCCACTTTTTAATGCTGGAAAAGGCGCTGTTTTAAATAATGAAGGAAATGTTGAATTAGATGCTTCTATTATGAATGGTGAAAATATTGGCGCCGGCGGTGTAGCAGGAATAAAACATATTAAAAATCCAATTACTTTGGCAAGATTTGTTATGGAACATTCTCCACATGTTTTAATGTTTGGAGATGGCGCGGAAAAATTTGCTGATGAATTTGGATTAGAAAAAGTTGAAAATTCATATTTTAAAACTCAAGAAAAAATTGACGATTTTAATAAAAGTAAGGAAGCCGAAAAATCCAAACATGGAACCGTAGGCTGTGTGGCGCTTGATAAAAAAGGTAATTTAGCGGCAGGAACTTCTACCGGCGGAATCAGTGGAAAAAAATTCGGCAGAGTAGGAGATTCTCCAATTATTGGCGCCGGAACTTACGCAAATAATAAAACTTGTGCAATTTCTTCAACCGGACAAGGTGAATATTTTATTAAAAATGTTGTCGCTTATGATATTGCCGCTTTAATGGAATACAGAAAATTATCGATTGCCGCCGCTGCCGAAGAAGTTATTAACGTAAAGCTAAAAAGTCAAAATGCAAAAGGCGGAGTAATCGGTATTGATAATAACGGAAAAATTATAATGTGCTTCAATACAGATGGAATGTTCAGAGGATATAGAAAAAATGGTGAAAATCCTGTTGTGGAATTATACAAATAA
- a CDS encoding CoA transferase, giving the protein MRIFKNLTILELSSVLAGPSVGMYFAELGANVVKIENPNTNGDVTRSWKLPQEDKQDDLSSYFCSVNWGKKSIALNLEKSEDYKVFKELVKISDIITVSYKFGDDTKLKVDYKSIKKINPKIIYAQITGFGLDDERTAFDAVIQAYSGFMYMNGLPETDPLKMPVALIDILAAHQIKEAILLAYIEKLKTGKGSFVECSLLQTGISSLANQASNFLNAGIIPQRTGSDHPNIFPYGTTFLTSDNKHILLAIGNDKQFKLFCRYFDFDNKIDLEKHSSNFNRVKFREELKRNISEILCKYNSKKLIKILDTIKIPSAIVKNMKEVFEQEKARELLLIEEKDGKKYYGVRTNTAIINDKKFIKISSPPHLDENRKDILKLIKKTNTKI; this is encoded by the coding sequence ATGAGAATTTTTAAGAATTTAACCATTTTAGAACTTTCTTCGGTTTTAGCAGGACCATCTGTCGGAATGTATTTTGCCGAACTTGGTGCAAACGTAGTAAAAATTGAAAACCCAAATACAAACGGTGATGTTACAAGAAGTTGGAAACTTCCGCAGGAAGACAAACAAGATGATCTTTCGAGTTATTTTTGCTCGGTTAATTGGGGTAAAAAATCTATTGCCTTAAATTTAGAAAAGTCAGAAGATTATAAAGTATTCAAAGAGTTGGTAAAAATTTCTGATATAATTACCGTAAGTTATAAATTTGGAGATGATACAAAACTTAAAGTAGATTATAAATCGATTAAAAAAATAAATCCAAAAATAATTTACGCACAAATAACGGGTTTTGGATTAGATGACGAACGTACTGCTTTTGATGCGGTCATTCAAGCTTACTCAGGATTTATGTATATGAACGGGTTGCCGGAAACAGATCCCTTAAAAATGCCAGTTGCTTTAATTGATATATTGGCAGCTCATCAAATTAAAGAAGCTATTCTTTTAGCATACATAGAAAAATTAAAAACCGGTAAAGGAAGTTTTGTTGAATGTTCACTTTTACAGACCGGAATTTCATCTTTGGCAAATCAAGCTTCAAACTTCTTAAATGCCGGAATTATTCCGCAAAGAACCGGTTCGGATCACCCAAATATTTTTCCTTATGGAACAACTTTTTTAACTTCCGATAACAAACATATTTTGCTTGCAATAGGAAATGATAAACAGTTTAAATTATTTTGCCGATATTTTGATTTTGATAACAAAATCGATTTGGAAAAACATTCATCAAATTTTAACAGAGTTAAATTTAGAGAAGAACTAAAAAGAAACATTTCAGAAATTTTATGTAAATATAACTCTAAAAAGTTGATAAAAATTTTAGATACAATTAAAATTCCGTCAGCTATAGTAAAAAATATGAAAGAAGTCTTTGAACAAGAGAAGGCGAGAGAATTATTATTAATTGAAGAAAAAGACGGAAAAAAATATTATGGAGTTAGAACCAATACGGCAATAATTAATGATAAAAAATTTATAAAAATCTCTTCACCGCCGCATTTAGATGAAAATAGAAAAGATATTTTAAAGCTCATTAAAAAGACAAATACGAAAATTTGA
- the clpB gene encoding ATP-dependent chaperone ClpB — protein MSFNLNKLTIKAQEVVQNAIEIAQNYNNQIVEPDHILASMLQENGGVAESMIQKTGANVSQMKIKIAELLESLPKVTGAGIGNQQLSQNTAKLFDRSAVEANNLKDEYISTEHLLLALCEDGGKAGELLKKNNITKNVILAALKDIRGTQRVTSQNAEDTYESLKKFGRNLNDLARSGKLDPVIGRDEEIRRVLQVLSRRTKNNPVLIGEPGVGKTAIAEGLAHRIVSGDVPENLKTKNIIALDLGALVAGTQYRGQFEERLKSIIKEVQSSNGEIILFIDEIHQLVGAGKTDGAMDAANILKPALARGELHAIGATTLDEYRKHIEKDAALERRFQPVIISEPSEEDTISILRGLKERYEVHHGVRITDGAIVAAVQLSSRYITDRFLPDKAIDLIDEAASKLRIEIDSMPEELDALERKVKQLEIEREALKREKDNDSAQRLEELSSELSSLQEERNLLRSHWSLEKDKIKTIQGLKSEVESAKVLSDKFEREGNLGKVAELRYGVIADLEKKLNAESKELSKIQKSSKMLKEEVDAEDVAEVVAKWTRIPVSRMLESERSKLIRMEDELHLRVIGQNDAVYAVANAIRRSRAGLQDSSKPIGSFIFIGTTGVGKTELARALAEFLFNDEHAMIRIDMSEYMEKHSVSRLVGAPPGYVGYEEGGQLTEAVRRRPYSVVLLDEIEKAHPDVFNILLQVLDDGRLTDNQGRTVDFKNTIIIMTSNLGSHLFQEKLHEFNEDNYDEILGELRLKLSDLLRKTIRPEFLNRIDEVVLFKPLLKSELKNIIDIQLQKVGKLLQEKNITLVIKNEVKDFLLSIGSDITYGARPLKRTIQRHLINPLSTEILMNKFVSGDTVIVSYSGDGKIIFIKE, from the coding sequence ATGTCTTTTAATTTAAATAAGTTAACCATAAAAGCTCAGGAGGTTGTGCAGAACGCCATTGAAATTGCACAAAACTACAACAATCAAATTGTTGAACCTGATCATATTCTTGCTTCTATGCTGCAGGAAAATGGCGGTGTAGCGGAATCAATGATACAGAAAACCGGTGCGAATGTTTCTCAAATGAAAATTAAAATAGCAGAGCTTTTAGAATCACTGCCAAAAGTAACTGGTGCGGGAATTGGCAATCAGCAATTGTCTCAAAATACTGCCAAACTTTTTGATCGTTCTGCTGTTGAGGCAAATAATCTTAAGGATGAATATATTTCAACCGAGCACCTGCTTTTGGCATTGTGTGAAGACGGCGGAAAAGCGGGAGAATTGCTTAAAAAAAATAATATAACGAAAAATGTAATTCTTGCGGCTCTTAAAGATATAAGAGGAACACAAAGAGTTACCTCTCAAAACGCAGAAGACACATACGAGTCATTAAAAAAATTTGGAAGAAATTTAAATGACTTAGCTCGTTCGGGTAAACTTGATCCTGTTATCGGCAGAGATGAAGAAATAAGAAGAGTACTTCAGGTTTTATCCAGAAGAACAAAAAACAACCCTGTTCTAATTGGTGAACCCGGCGTGGGAAAAACAGCGATTGCAGAAGGCTTGGCACACAGAATTGTTTCCGGAGATGTTCCCGAAAATCTTAAAACAAAAAATATTATCGCATTAGATTTGGGTGCTCTTGTTGCTGGAACGCAGTACCGCGGACAGTTTGAAGAAAGATTAAAATCTATAATAAAAGAAGTTCAAAGTTCAAATGGTGAAATTATTTTATTTATTGATGAAATACATCAACTAGTTGGAGCAGGTAAAACCGACGGTGCTATGGATGCCGCTAATATTCTAAAACCAGCTCTTGCGCGCGGAGAACTTCATGCTATTGGTGCAACAACTCTTGACGAATATAGAAAACACATTGAAAAAGACGCCGCTCTTGAACGCAGATTTCAACCGGTAATTATTTCAGAACCATCTGAAGAAGATACAATTTCCATATTGCGCGGATTAAAAGAGCGGTATGAGGTTCATCATGGTGTTAGAATTACCGATGGCGCTATTGTCGCTGCTGTTCAGCTTTCAAGCAGATATATAACCGATAGATTTTTACCTGACAAAGCAATTGATCTTATAGATGAAGCAGCGTCAAAATTAAGAATTGAGATAGATTCAATGCCGGAAGAATTAGACGCGCTGGAAAGAAAGGTTAAACAGCTTGAAATAGAAAGAGAAGCCTTAAAAAGAGAAAAAGACAATGACTCTGCACAGCGTTTAGAAGAATTATCTTCTGAATTAAGCAGTCTTCAAGAAGAAAGAAATTTGTTAAGATCTCATTGGTCTTTGGAAAAAGATAAAATTAAAACTATTCAGGGTTTAAAGAGTGAGGTTGAAAGCGCAAAGGTTCTTTCCGATAAATTTGAACGTGAGGGTAATTTAGGAAAGGTTGCGGAATTAAGATATGGTGTAATTGCCGATTTGGAAAAAAAACTAAACGCAGAATCTAAAGAACTTTCCAAAATTCAAAAATCGAGTAAAATGTTGAAAGAAGAAGTTGATGCAGAAGATGTAGCTGAGGTTGTTGCAAAATGGACTAGAATTCCCGTAAGCAGAATGTTGGAAAGCGAAAGAAGCAAATTAATAAGAATGGAAGATGAGCTTCATTTGAGAGTTATTGGTCAAAATGACGCCGTTTACGCGGTTGCCAATGCGATTAGAAGATCTCGTGCAGGTTTGCAGGATTCGTCAAAACCAATTGGTTCATTTATTTTCATAGGAACAACCGGTGTTGGTAAAACAGAGCTTGCGCGTGCTCTTGCTGAATTTTTATTCAATGATGAACACGCAATGATTAGAATAGATATGTCTGAATATATGGAAAAACATTCTGTTTCCCGTTTGGTCGGAGCTCCTCCGGGATATGTTGGTTATGAAGAAGGCGGACAATTAACAGAAGCTGTAAGAAGAAGACCTTATTCTGTTGTGCTTTTAGACGAAATAGAAAAAGCTCATCCGGACGTTTTTAATATACTTCTTCAAGTTTTGGATGATGGAAGATTAACTGATAATCAAGGAAGGACGGTTGATTTTAAAAATACAATAATTATAATGACATCAAATTTGGGTTCTCATTTATTTCAGGAAAAATTGCATGAATTTAATGAAGATAATTATGATGAAATTTTAGGCGAACTTAGACTAAAACTAAGCGATCTTTTAAGAAAAACAATACGACCCGAGTTTTTGAATAGAATTGATGAGGTTGTACTATTTAAACCATTGCTTAAAAGTGAACTTAAAAATATTATTGATATTCAGCTGCAGAAAGTCGGAAAATTGTTACAAGAAAAAAATATAACTTTGGTTATTAAAAATGAAGTAAAAGATTTTCTGCTTTCAATCGGTTCTGATATAACATACGGAGCAAGACCTTTGAAAAGAACTATTCAGAGGCATTTAATAAATCCGCTTTCAACTGAAATTTTAATGAATAAATTTGTTTCAGGAGATACTGTTATAGTAAGTTATTCCGGAGATGGAAAAATTATTTTCATAAAGGAATAA